One window of the Camelina sativa cultivar DH55 chromosome 1, Cs, whole genome shotgun sequence genome contains the following:
- the LOC104704978 gene encoding F-box/kelch-repeat protein At5g51250-like, giving the protein MKRKRKTTTRRITKKKRSPTPQSTTTIASLADPDDLVLVPSLPDDLVLVIVARVPRLHYPTLSLVSKRFRSLVASPELYKVRSLLGHTESCLYVCLELGLNKKVSWFTLCRKPDQTTLNSKRSAYISRKKEESSGYVLARVSISDSPWSNSAGLVAVGSDIYNVADIYNVAGPTIGERCVSLSVMDCQSHTWRKAPSLRVKLLTLSASVLDRKIYVAGNYKARDTESNKLENSVEVFDIDTQMWDSVPIPCHFKYRDYQFAYCKSICTDGNFRVAEPFGKALVYIPKEDRWDTVEQPCMERHLYSSLCCTIDNVVYSTSKGAVIWYDTEASKWRDFQGLVGLPEFLDASCVRLTDYGGKLALLWDDELPSFYGPGFGHHTLIWCAVISLVRHKSSEIWGKVEWFDHVLTVPRRYTFVNALAATV; this is encoded by the coding sequence atgaaaaggaaaaggaagacAACGACTAGGAGgattacaaagaagaagaggtcgCCGACGCCTCAATCGACCACAACAATTGCGTCACTTGCCGATCCCGATGATTTGGTATTGGTTCCGTCACTTCCTGATGATTTGGTATTGGTCATCGTCGCACGCGTCCCAAGGTTACACTATCCGACTCTTTCACTCGTCTCCAAGAGATTTCGATCTCTCGTGGCTTCACCAGAGCTTTACAAGGTCAGGTCACTCTTGGGACACACGGAGAGTTGTCTTTATGTTTGCTTAGAACTGGGTCTTAATAAGAAGGTTAGCTGGTTCACCCTTTGCCGGAAACCTGATCAAACAACCCTAAACTCGAAGAGAAGTGCGTATATTAGTAGGAAGAAGGAGGAGTCAAGTGGGTATGTTTTGGCTAGAGTCTCCATTTCCGATTCTCCTTGGTCTAACTCTGCGGGTCTCGTAGCGGTTGGTTCTGATATCTACAATGTTGCTGATATCTACAATGTTGCCGGACCCACAATAGGAGAGCGCTGCGTCAGCCTTTCTGTTATGGATTGCCAATCCCACACGTGGCGCAAGGCTCCAAGCTTGCGGGTGAAGCTATTGACGCTCTCTGCTAGCGTCCTTGATAGAAAGATATATGTAGCAGGGAACTACAAAGCTCGCGATACCGAGAGTAACAAGTTGGAGAACTCGGTGGAGGTGTTTGACATAGACACACAAATGTGGGATTCTGTGCCCATCCCTTGCCACTTCAAGTACAGAGACTACCAATTTGCTTACTGCAAAAGCATATGTACTGACGGGAATTTCCGTGTGGCTGAGCCTTTTGGAAAGGCCTTGGTTTACATACCCAAGGAAGATAGATGGGACACGGTTGAACAACCATGTATGGAGCGTCATTTGTATTCTTCACTTTGTTGCACGATAGACAATGTTGTCTACTCTACTTCTAAGGGAGCCGTCATATGGTATGACACCGAGGCAAGTAAGTGGAGAGATTTTCAGGGTTTGGTAGGATTACCTGAGTTCCTTGATGCTTCTTGTGTTAGATTGACTGACTATGGCGGGAAGCTAGCTCTTTTATGGGACGATGAGCTGCCTTCTTTTTATGGGCCTGGCTTCGGCCATCACACACTGATTTGGTGTGCTGTGATTTCACTCGTAAGGCACAAGAGTAGTGAGATTTGGGGGAAAGTTGAGTGGTTTGATCATGTGCTTACAGTCCCTAGACGCTATACTTTTGTGAATGCTCTTGCTGCTACTGTTTGA